One segment of Micromonospora parathelypteridis DNA contains the following:
- a CDS encoding phosphotransferase: MSRVRDAFGADTLDELLRRAFPRRTVLHVGALTPGISGAAVLHVRPEQDGSAQHPCVVKIGPVGDIHTEHERWQQYVQPYLGHGEMPDVLSAAVIVGNHAALVYKFYAARTLADMIRDLASADDSIGIVDAVQTLLTIVHVWHRSRSSTYFDLIAEEYPLEAETLERFEQYAAAERQWGEIAEPKLVRDVWSQPPESLRKPQLTTIGHGDLHADNVLMGPNGSFGIIDFLHTGRHHFLRDLATLEADLVLRVLCPPEATADQAQRLTALLEPYYTMAAFTTSSQHDALGQGAWLPLQNVVRCLRSAVWGRSEHDAEQIPGYLIAVIRRMVKMVVRDDSRLTNFQRWFAARLVLAQTAELARGGRSAELPIPASGDHVRERVPGPPTEEPVAAYLDLESEVEVVLGQLSESWRPTAIGAFEAELPAIAEEVRRRLPERERRLAEVFRALTEVYPEPLPDPDTDPEKVNHVLARADTNRMIEARVVRQGEALAIQIPDVAALLSHSTRELQIFEPLLRAACDLYEAGSYQASLTQFRRLAARLSGDLSITRSELTLFFYFLSKCLLKLNMYSSLNRLLDGPYRVFCLDVCPELEAERLLIAGVAHRHRGELSLAQACLDDAVAQLALLASRSESALVHLALADAYVLSAHPRFDNAVAPEAGLVARQATVRLTLAALESARRSYEEYWHRGGRPSHYEGRLAGTMAYMTVVRSVVEPATLDDEAWSKAAAEARQGFEPEFDRKPVGVIAGRAALASVKMAQARWLAVTQPEHWPQQMTECLREAERALSRVLADYVSRVELGPRFEYRKLMAIQSSIGALTADPLGRVDPDALTPLI; the protein is encoded by the coding sequence GTGTCCCGGGTGCGGGATGCCTTCGGCGCCGACACTCTCGACGAACTGCTCCGACGTGCCTTTCCCCGGCGGACCGTGCTGCACGTCGGCGCCCTCACCCCAGGAATCTCCGGTGCGGCGGTCCTCCACGTACGACCGGAGCAGGACGGCTCGGCCCAGCATCCGTGTGTCGTCAAGATTGGGCCGGTCGGCGACATCCACACCGAGCACGAGCGGTGGCAGCAATATGTGCAGCCGTACCTGGGCCACGGGGAGATGCCCGACGTGCTCTCCGCTGCGGTGATCGTCGGCAACCACGCGGCGTTGGTCTACAAGTTCTACGCCGCCCGAACGCTGGCCGACATGATCCGGGATCTGGCGAGCGCCGACGACTCGATCGGCATCGTGGACGCGGTGCAGACCCTGCTGACCATCGTGCACGTGTGGCATCGTTCTCGGTCTTCAACCTACTTCGACCTGATCGCCGAGGAGTACCCGCTCGAGGCGGAGACCCTGGAGCGCTTCGAGCAGTACGCCGCCGCCGAGCGTCAGTGGGGTGAGATCGCCGAGCCGAAGCTCGTCCGCGATGTCTGGTCACAACCGCCGGAGAGCCTGCGCAAGCCGCAGCTAACCACCATCGGACACGGTGATCTGCACGCCGACAACGTACTGATGGGGCCGAACGGCTCGTTCGGCATCATCGACTTCCTGCACACAGGCCGGCACCACTTCCTGCGTGACCTGGCGACGCTCGAGGCCGACCTGGTCCTGCGAGTGCTCTGTCCACCGGAGGCAACGGCGGACCAGGCCCAGCGGCTGACGGCTCTGCTGGAGCCGTACTACACGATGGCGGCGTTCACCACGTCCTCACAGCACGATGCCCTGGGACAGGGGGCGTGGCTGCCACTGCAGAACGTGGTGCGCTGCCTGCGGTCGGCGGTCTGGGGCCGTTCCGAGCACGACGCAGAGCAGATTCCCGGCTACCTCATAGCCGTGATTCGCCGCATGGTCAAAATGGTTGTTCGTGACGACAGCCGCCTGACAAACTTCCAGCGCTGGTTCGCCGCCCGCCTAGTGTTGGCACAGACCGCCGAACTGGCCCGCGGCGGGCGCTCGGCAGAACTGCCGATCCCGGCGAGCGGCGACCATGTCCGCGAACGGGTGCCCGGGCCACCAACGGAGGAGCCGGTGGCCGCTTACCTCGATCTGGAGTCCGAGGTCGAGGTGGTCCTCGGGCAACTGTCCGAATCATGGCGGCCCACCGCCATCGGCGCGTTCGAGGCCGAGTTGCCGGCGATCGCGGAGGAAGTGCGGCGGCGGCTGCCGGAGCGCGAACGCCGCCTCGCCGAGGTGTTCCGGGCGTTGACCGAGGTGTACCCGGAGCCGCTGCCCGATCCGGACACCGATCCGGAAAAGGTCAATCACGTCTTGGCCCGGGCGGACACCAACCGCATGATCGAGGCTCGGGTGGTGCGACAGGGCGAGGCGCTGGCGATCCAGATCCCGGACGTGGCTGCCCTGCTGTCGCACTCGACGCGCGAGCTGCAGATCTTCGAGCCGCTGCTACGCGCCGCCTGCGACCTTTACGAGGCCGGCTCCTATCAAGCATCCCTGACGCAGTTCCGTCGGCTGGCGGCCCGACTGAGCGGCGATCTGTCGATCACACGCAGCGAGCTCACGCTGTTCTTCTACTTCCTGTCCAAGTGCCTGCTGAAGCTGAATATGTACAGCAGCCTCAACCGGCTCCTCGACGGTCCGTACCGCGTCTTCTGCCTCGACGTCTGCCCGGAACTGGAGGCGGAGCGGCTTCTCATCGCCGGGGTGGCCCACCGGCACCGCGGCGAGCTCAGCCTTGCGCAGGCATGCCTGGACGACGCGGTGGCGCAGCTCGCGCTGCTTGCCTCGCGTTCCGAGTCGGCCCTCGTCCACCTCGCCCTCGCCGACGCGTATGTGTTGAGCGCGCACCCGCGTTTCGACAACGCGGTCGCGCCCGAAGCCGGGCTGGTCGCTCGTCAGGCCACCGTGCGCCTCACGCTCGCCGCGCTGGAATCAGCACGGCGGTCCTATGAGGAGTACTGGCACCGTGGTGGCCGACCATCCCACTACGAGGGCCGATTGGCTGGCACAATGGCGTACATGACGGTGGTGCGCTCCGTTGTCGAGCCGGCGACGCTCGACGACGAGGCGTGGTCCAAGGCCGCCGCGGAAGCTAGGCAAGGTTTCGAGCCCGAGTTCGACCGTAAGCCGGTGGGCGTGATCGCCGGGCGCGCCGCTCTTGCCTCGGTCAAGATGGCGCAGGCGCGCTGGCTGGCCGTGACGCAGCCGGAGCACTGGCCACAGCAGATGACAGAGTGCCTGCGCGAGGCAGAGAGGGCGCTCTCCCGCGTGCTGGCGGACTATGTCAGTCGCGTGGAGCTTGGTCCCCGCTTCGAGTACCGCAAGCTCATGGCGATCCAGTCATCGATCGGGGCGTTGACGGCCGATCCGCTGGGCCGAGTGGATCCCGACGCCCTCACCCCTCTCATCTAG
- a CDS encoding NUDIX hydrolase, whose translation MPEERGQYLAGAFAFVFDQSGRFLLLEERADRRKYMFDLPGGTLQPFEEPIAGLRREVREETGIEIGSVSPLCHLKYDVHDSGQPILVAFYVAQAVSSSVQLSTEHAGHRWITREEYDTNQYTVSLANEETRRLLDTYPHSDFILQ comes from the coding sequence GTGCCCGAAGAACGCGGCCAGTACCTCGCCGGAGCTTTCGCGTTCGTCTTCGACCAATCCGGCCGCTTCCTGTTGCTCGAGGAGCGGGCGGACCGGCGAAAGTATATGTTCGACCTGCCGGGCGGCACACTTCAGCCGTTCGAGGAGCCGATCGCGGGACTACGCCGCGAGGTGCGGGAGGAAACCGGCATCGAGATCGGCAGTGTCTCCCCACTCTGCCACCTGAAATACGATGTGCACGACAGCGGCCAGCCCATCCTGGTGGCGTTCTACGTGGCTCAGGCAGTATCGAGCTCGGTGCAGCTCTCGACGGAGCACGCCGGCCACCGCTGGATCACCCGCGAGGAGTACGACACCAACCAGTACACCGTCTCGCTCGCCAACGAGGAGACCCGGCGACTATTGGACACCTACCCGCACAGCGACTTCATTCTCCAGTGA